The DNA window CCAAACTTCTGTGTTTAAATTTACAGAGTCATACAGGTCCAATTTTATGCAGTTCAATTATGCAGACTAAATTATGGTTTAATATTACAGTTCAATTTTATGTCAAATAGGTCCAAATTACAGGTCCAAATTTTATGTCAAATTACAGGTCCAAATTGGTCCAAACTTATGTCAAATTACAGCTCTTTACAGGTCCAAATTTTATGTCAAATTGGTCCAAACTTATGTCAACCCTATTTCAACAGAATCTGTGTTTCTTATGCCTATTTGGTATTGAAATAGAAAACAGATAACATTGATAAATAGAAAACATTGTTATTGATGCAACAGATAACATATAACATTCACTTTGCAAAACAGATTGGTATTGAAAATACAACTCATCCTCTTCCTCATACAAGAACCTAATACTACAATACTCTTCCTAATAACAGATAACATTCACTTTGCAATAACAGATAACTTCTAACACAAGAACCTAATACTACAATACTCTTCCTCATACAAATTTGGTATTGAAATTACAACAACCTAATACTAATGCTACCAACACTGCACACaagaataacaacaattaaaatctTCAAATTctttatcttcatcttcaaatcCTTAATCTGCTTATTCAACTCATCTTCTGCTTTCTTCCCTTCTTCAATGGTCACCTTTGCACTTATCAGTCTCTGATTTAGTGAAGAGATCATATCCTTTGCTCTTGCTCCCATCTCTTCATCATACCAAACAAAATGGTTGCATCGTTTGGACCCTTGGATCTACAAATGAGAGTATACTTTATTCGTTTTACAATGTTTAGAAGAAACAAGGGAAAGACAGATGGATTTTCGTATAAACTAACCTTGTACATCCCACACCCATAAAAACGGCGTCCTGGGTTAGCATCTGTCCATGAAGTCATCAAAGGTGCATCCAGACCACATCTGCATTCTCCATGGACGGAGGAAGCTTTGCTGCGATTACTTGCTACAGAACAGCGGGACATGGTCGAACGAGAAGAAGAAGTTGcgatttgaatgaatgaagaaGATGGGAGGCAGACGAACGAATGAAGAAGAAGGGAGGCAGACGAACGAATGAAGAAGAAGGGAGGAATAAGAAGAATGGAAGAGGACGAACTCTGTTCAATTTAGGGTTTGAAACAACCAAAATCCCTTTAacaaatttattcatttaattggaataattaattttcagaataattattttcaattaaaaataataacttaaatgATTTATATTACGTGGCAGCTTGGTCACCCTTCCATGTCATCAATTAAACACTCCACATATGCAATTCTGGGGGGGGGGGGCAATAAAATTGCCAAAAGTAAGTAAGTTTGGGGACTAAAAGGCTGGGTTTTAGAAAAGGGggttcaaaagttcaaaataatgaaaataggggggtcaaaactgcatttaagcctaatttttttatcattcacTATTTTTTGCAAGTAATAAATTACCTCGACTTTTTGATAAAACCAAGGGGAAAgtcctaattttttttaattaaaaaagaaaaaccttTCCTCTCGATTTTAAAGAAAAACCAAGGGGTTTAGTTACTCAGCTACAGAAACGAATATATGTCATACATTAATAAAGTAACAACACTCAAGATATTGTCAACACATCAAACAAGAAGAAACTCTCTACATCCACCACTATATATAGTGTTCGATTTCTTGCGAAAGCATTTGCCATGAAAATATTTTTCCCTCAGTTTTGACAGAAACTGAGAGGTATGTGGCACTGGGGATAAAACctattttattgtgttttttatttaaaaagaaacaCAATTTACCTCGGTTTTGAGTCGTAACTGATGGAGAAATATAAGTGTGTTTATTGATTTTCTTCACCGTCTTTAAAAATTCTTTGTTGTCTATTTAGTGaatatcaacgctcaagacaatTTCATGAGTGATTCATGTAAAACCTAAAAGACATCCATTATAAAAAGAATTCTGAATAtcaaaaattgataatgaaaaCATTTGACATGAAAATATTGAAACTAAATAAGCTTGAAAAAGTTCTCTGATGGATTGCAATAGCAGAAA is part of the Vicia villosa cultivar HV-30 ecotype Madison, WI linkage group LG2, Vvil1.0, whole genome shotgun sequence genome and encodes:
- the LOC131647939 gene encoding uncharacterized protein LOC131647939 codes for the protein MTSWTDANPGRRFYGCGMYKIQGSKRCNHFVWYDEEMGARAKDMISSLNQRLISAKVTIEEGKKAEDELNKQIKDLKMKIKNLKILIVVILVCSVGSISIRLL